One window from the genome of Nicotiana tomentosiformis chromosome 5, ASM39032v3, whole genome shotgun sequence encodes:
- the LOC138892590 gene encoding uncharacterized protein: protein MAEELKKLTSRVQGVEGDKGIEGLNYKDLCIQPDVEMPEGYKPPKFEIFDGTGDPKVHLRTYCDKLVRVGKDERICMKLFMRSLTGDTLSWYISQNPKKWINWVSMASDFIDRFRFNTENAPDVFYIQNLKKKPTETFREYATRWRSEVASLKEEQMNKFFFRAHDPQYYERLMVIANHKFSDIIKLGERIEEGIKSGMVTNFEALQATNKALQSGGISKKKEVGAVMVAQGTKSPLTYQTPPPTYQPSPPRYQQLATPYHSYNTQPAYYHLPPARQNYQKPRPNFDRRPPRQYIPIAEPIDQVV, encoded by the coding sequence atggcggaagaactTAAGAAGCTTACAAGTCGAGTTCAAGGTGTTGAAGGTGATAAAGGCATCGAAGGCTTGAACTATAAGGATCTGTGTATTCAACCGGACGTAGAaatgccagagggttacaaacctcctaagtttgaaatCTTCGACGGAACAGGTGACCCAAAGGTACATCTGAGGACGTATTGTGACAAGCTCGTAAGGGTTGGTAAagatgaaagaatctgcatgaagttgttcatgaggagcctcaccggAGACACCCTATcctggtacatcagtcaaaatccaaagaagtggattaattgggtaagcatggcatcagattttaTAGATCGGTTCAGATTCAATACAGAGAATGCACCAGACGTCTTCTATATCCAGAATCTtaagaagaagccaacagaaactttccgtgagtatgctactcggtggagatcaGAAGTTGCATCACTGAAAGAAgagcaaatgaacaagttctttttCCGAGCTCATGATCCACAATATTATGAGAGGCTGATGGTTATCgcaaaccataaattttctgacatcatcaaattgggagaaagaatagaagaaggaattaaAAGCGGGATGGTAACAAATTTCGAGGCACTACAGGCTACGAACAAAGCCTTGCAGTCAGGGGGTATATCTAAAAAGAAGGAAGTAGGGgctgtgatggtagcccaaggtacgaagtctcctctcacataccaaacacctccacccacatatcagccttcacctcctagATATCAACAACTCGCCACCCCTTACCATTCTTACAACACTCAGCCAGCATATTACCACttaccaccagcccgccaaaattaccaaaaacctAGGCCAAATTTCGACCGTAGACCGCCCAGACAATATATTCCTATCGCCGAACCCATCGACCAGGTTGTATGA
- the LOC138892591 gene encoding uncharacterized protein, whose amino-acid sequence MNGAVEAANKNIKKILRKMVDNHKQWYEKLPFALLGNRTTVRISTRATPYLLVYGTEDVIPADVEIPSVRIIQEAELNDVEWIRSRYEQLALIDGKRMNAVCHGQLYQNRMSRAFNKRVKLRQFAPGQLVLKWIFPHQDEAKGKFLPNWQGPYMVHRVLKRGALILTEMDEEVWPKPINLDAVKRYYV is encoded by the coding sequence atgaatggagccgtggaggctgcaaacaagaatatcaagaaaatactaaggaagatggtagataacCACAAGCAATGgtacgagaagttaccatttgccttattggggaACCGTACCACAGTCCGCATATCAACCAgggcaactccctatttgctggtctaCGGTACCGAAGATGTCATTCCTGCCGATGTTGAAATTCCTTCtgtaagaattatacaagaagctgaactcaATGATGTAGAATGGATAAGAAGccgctatgaacaattagctctcattgacgggaaaagaatgaatgcagtgtgtcatggtcaactctatcagaataggatgtccagagctttcaacaaaagggtcaaacttAGACAATTCGCACCAGGGCAGCTGGTACTGAagtggatcttcccgcatcaagatgaagccaaagggaaatttttgcccaattggcaagggccctacatggttcacagagtactaaaaAGAGGAGCGCTCATACTCACAGAAATGGACGAAgaggtttggccaaagcctatcaatttagacgcagtcaaaagatattatgtttag